The following proteins come from a genomic window of Nicotiana tomentosiformis chromosome 12, ASM39032v3, whole genome shotgun sequence:
- the LOC104099623 gene encoding AT-rich interactive domain-containing protein 4, with protein MFHNQGASRQNCSLLAVVCGKTTEYDQKPDVKDGKPRYCFPEIVSSGRLEVQLLKNPSTDEFRKVLDSWQPNIVYLQGERLSNDEVGSLIWGGVDMSSVEAISGLFSATLPTAVYLELPNGENLAEAFHAKGVPYVMYWKSAFSCYAASHFRQAFLCVAQSSTCHVWDAFQLAHASFRLYCVRNNLIVPEMSQMASGKLVPHLLGDPPKINVPPPEAGPEDDEESNSDTLPAIKIYDDDVNMRFLICGTPCSLDECLLGSIADGLNALLNIEMRGSKLHNRVSALPPPLQAGAFSRGVVTMRCDLSTSSSAHISLLVSGSAQTCFDDLLLENHIKSEIIESSGLVHALPSDEENRPPTSEPRRSMSVACGSEVFEVCMKVPTWASQVLRQLAPDVSYRSLVALGIASIQGLAVASFEKDDAERLLFFCTKQGQEDGFSYDFKIGNPPSWLRPPAPSRKRPNLYQETSAICQNGLASGNHLAVKEENESRLGNGVATPLVTARQKLKVAAMRPIPHVRHQKMLPFSGISAVESLDGNQVKTNLPIIPSSAKGSSVGVTPVTHRKSASSSHQAKQIISLNPLPLKKHGCERSPIHVCSEEEFLKDVMQFLILRGHTRLIPQGGLAEFPDAILNAKRLDLFNLYREVVSRGGFHVGNGINWKGQVFSKMRNHTVTNRMTGVGNTLKRHYETYLLEYELAHDDVDGECCLLCHSSAAGDWVNCGICGEWAHFGCDRRPGLGAFKDYAKTDGLEYICPQCSVTNFKKKVQRTTNGYS; from the exons ATGTTTCATAATCAAGGAGCTTCTAGACAAAATTGCAGTCTTCTTGCAGTAGTATGTGGGAAAACTACTGAATATGATCAGAAGCCAGATGTAAAAGATGGTAAGCCGAGATATTGCTTCCCGGAGATTGTGTCATCAGGGCGTTTGGAG GTGCAACTTTTGAAAAACCCCAGTACGGATGAATTTCGTAAAGTTTTAGATTCGTGGCAGCCAAATATTGTGTATTTGCAAGGAGAACGTCTTTCGAATGATGAAGTTGGTTCCCTTATTTGGGGAGGTGTTGATATGTCTTCTGTGGAAGCCATTTCTGGACTTTTTAGTGCCACGCTGCCAACCGCT GTCTACTTGGAGCTCCCAAATGGAGAAAACTTGGCTGAAGCTTTTCATGCTAAG GGTGTTCCGTATGTGATGTACTGGAAGAGCGCATTTTCCTGCTATGCAGCATCCCATTTTCGGCAGGCATTCTTATGTGTGGCACAGAG TTCAACTTGTCATGTTTGGGATGCTTTCCAACTTGCACATGCATCCTTCAGGCTTTACTGTGTCCGAAACAACCTCATTGTCCCTGAGATGAGCCAGATGGCCAGTGGAAAGCTGGTTCCTCACCTGCTTGGTGATCCtcccaaaatcaatgtccctccGCCTGAGGCAGGTcctgaagatgatgaagaaagcAACTCTGATACTCTTCCTGCCATAAAGATCTATGATGATGATGTGAACATGAGGTTTCTCATCTGTGGAACGCCATGCTCACTG GATGAATGCTTGTTGGGATCTATAGCAGATGGTCTGAATGCCCTCTTAAACATTGAA ATGCGAGGGAGTAAGCTGCATAACCGGGTCAG TGCCCTTCCACCACCTCTTCAGGCTGGTGCATTTTCCCGTGGTGTCGTGACCATGCGATGTGATCTGTCGACCAGTAGTTCGGCTCATATCTCACTTCTAGTTTCAGGCAGTGCTCAAACATGTTTTGATGATCTG CTATTAGAGAATCACATCAAAAGTGAAATCATTGAAAGCAGTGGACTGGTTCATGCACTGCCAAGTGATGAGGAAAATAGACCACCTACATCTGAGCCTCGGAGATCAATGTCAGTAGCTTGTGGGTCAGAAGTATTTGAAGTTTGCATGAAGGTTCCTACATGGGCTTCACAG GTCTTGAGGCAATTGGCTCCTGATGTTTCATATCGTAGTTTAGTTGCACTTGGCATTGCTAGCATTCAGGGATTAGCTGTAGCTTCATTTGAGAAAGATGATGCTGAACGGCTTCTTTTCTTCTGCACAAAGCAAGGGCAGGAGGATGGATTTTCCTACGACTTTAAGATTGGCAATCCTCCATCATGGTTAAGACCGCCTGCTCCTAGCAGAAAAAGGCCTAATTTATATCAAGAAACAAGTGCTATTTGTCAAAATGGTTTAGCATCTGGAAATCATTTGGCTGTGAAAGAAGAGAATGAAAGTCGATTAGGGAATGGTGTTGCAACTCCCCTGGTGACTGCTAGACAAAAACTCAAAGTTGCTGCTATGAGGCCCATTCCTCATGTTCGTCATCAAAAAATGCTACCCTTTTCAGGGATTTCAGCAGTGGAGAGCCTTGATGGGAACCAGGTGAAAACTAATCTGCCTATCATTCCTTCCTCAGCTAAGGGCAGCAGTGTTGGAGTAACTCCTGTTACCCATCGGAAGTCAGCATCAAGCTCACATCAGGCTAAGCAAATTATATCCTTGAATCCTCTTCCATTGAAGAAACATGGTTGTGAGCGAAGTCCAATACATGTGTGTTCTGAG GAGGAATTTCTGAAAGATGTAATGCAGTTTTTAATTCTTCGTGGACACACTCGTCTCATTCCTCAAGGTGGCCTTGCTGAGTTTCCAGACGCGATTCTCAACGCCAAACGCCTTGACCTCTTTAACTTGTATAGGGAG GTGGTTTCAAGGGGCGGCTTTCATGTTGGCAATGGCATCAACTGGAAAGGACAAGTTTTCTCAAAGATGCGAAATCACACAGTAACCAATAGGATGACG GGTGTTGGGAATACACTTAAAAGACATTACGAGACTTATCTTTTGGAGTACGAATTGGCCCATGATGATGTGGATGGAGAGTGCTGCTTGTTATGTCACAG TAGTGCTGCTGGAGATTGGGTCAACTGTGGGATTTGTGGTGAGTGGGCGCATTTTGGCTGTGACAGAAGACCAGGTCTTGGTGCCTTCAAG GACTATGCAAAGACAGATGGACTGGAATACATATGTCCACAATGCAGCGTTACAAATTTTAAGAAGAAAGTGCAGAGAACTACGAATGGATATTCCTGA